From one Candidatus Chlorobium masyuteum genomic stretch:
- a CDS encoding polysaccharide deacetylase family protein: MSWKGFVMQSIANGAAIVRRDERVRSGLRILMYHSVGSLVFGDKLGLHTISEKRFREHLDSLAGMVTVPLQPLLIPKSDMHIAVTFDDGYADNLNTAAPLLVERSIPFTVFVTSSFIRNHEPGFLSPGELKQLAQLPGVIIGSHGCTHCHLNHCSDNQLRAELGESRRYLEDLIGRSVTALAYPYGSSDRRVRDAALSAGYQLATCSRFDINQGSREPLMLNRCVILSEDNEKIFRQKIAGDWDWYRWRSKDPLNIKQVD; encoded by the coding sequence ATGAGTTGGAAAGGTTTTGTGATGCAATCTATTGCTAACGGTGCGGCAATAGTCCGAAGAGATGAACGTGTCCGTTCAGGTTTACGGATATTGATGTACCATTCAGTTGGCTCTCTTGTCTTTGGCGATAAGCTTGGTCTGCACACCATATCTGAAAAGCGTTTTCGAGAGCATTTGGATAGTCTTGCCGGAATGGTAACAGTTCCGCTCCAGCCATTACTGATTCCGAAGAGTGATATGCACATTGCAGTCACCTTTGATGATGGTTATGCAGACAATCTGAATACTGCAGCTCCTCTGCTTGTTGAAAGAAGCATTCCTTTTACTGTTTTTGTCACAAGTAGTTTTATTCGTAATCATGAACCCGGCTTTTTGTCACCTGGAGAGTTGAAGCAATTAGCCCAACTGCCGGGTGTGATTATTGGTTCACATGGCTGTACACACTGTCACCTGAATCATTGTTCCGATAATCAACTGCGTGCTGAGCTGGGGGAAAGCAGGCGCTATCTTGAGGATCTGATCGGCCGCTCTGTTACAGCTCTGGCCTATCCTTATGGCTCTTCCGACCGGAGGGTGAGGGATGCAGCGTTGTCTGCAGGCTATCAACTCGCCACCTGTAGCCGATTTGATATTAACCAGGGTTCACGCGAACCGTTAATGTTGAATCGCTGTGTTATTTTAAGCGAAGACAATGAGAAAATTTTTCGACAAAAAATTGCCGGAGACTGGGATTGGTATCGCTGGCGTAGTAAGGATCCGCTGAATATTAAACAGGTTGACTGA